In Pristis pectinata isolate sPriPec2 chromosome 7, sPriPec2.1.pri, whole genome shotgun sequence, the sequence TGTTTTGAACTGAGGCCAAGAGGAAAGGAGAAAATTCGAAGAACTGCATCTAAAGATCGATTGGATGATATTGTATACCTGGTCCGAGAAATACAAGAGGGTGACACCTTGAATGCACTTGCTTTGCAGTACTGCTGTACTGTAAGTGATGATTTGAGTCATAACATAAAGGATTGTTGCAAAGAAGAGGTGGAAGGAATGGTAAAGAAAGCCATAGGTAGAAAATAGTATagaaaatatcttaaaatatagAAGTAAAATATTCTATTAAGTGTAACAGTATCAGGAATTAAGAGTAAGGGAGAATAAACACAAAAGGAGTGGCTGCAAAATAGTTCCCCACTCTGTTTGTATCACTTCCAAATCAGTCAAATGTCAGAAGTAAATTAGATGTGCAAGATAATTTATAATGCTACGTTTTGTAGTATAGTTCTTCCATTAAATATCTCATCAAAATTTATTTCTCCAAAAGTAAATCAGTCCTTCAAATGTGCAATAAAAaaattgtgaatgttgtatacatTTTCTGGTTAAATGTGGTAAAATTAAATGACAAAGTTTGTCTCAAATTTTAATTCTAATATCCTTTCAAGAGCATTACTCATGCATTAATTAAATTTATAATAGACATTTCAGCACAGGAAGGCCCATAATGTTTGATAATTCTCAGCCTGCTTTAACACAGTTTTGTGTTCCTGTTTTCTTGCTTCTTCCCCATACCATTAGGACCTTTTCTCTGCATGTATGTATCTACTTCCTTTTAGAATACCAAGCCTGTCTTCACTGCTGCAGCCACTTATGGTTACTTGAATGATGTTCCTGTAATCTTTTCACAGAAAGTTGTCTCCTAATTTCTCCTCTTATATTACCAGTCTTTGCAagtaccaccaccacctcagcacCAAAAGGATAGGCATTAAATGTAGCCTTGGCAGTATCAGCTGTATTGTAAGAAATGAGAAAACGTTCAAAATTTATACTGCTTGTGATGATCTGCCAAACAGTgaatatattttgaatatttatctTCAATCCTGCCAAATGGTTTGTGCTCATTTGAATAAGTCCTTAGTTATTTAAGTCTGACATAATTGTATTTGTCATCTTGGGTATCATACTGCTAAATCTGTACTGTTTTGGATGTTAGCAATAACTTTTTATAAAAGGGTGTTCaaagcaacattttgttttatttactaaCTCTTCATATCTATCATTCCTATATTTTTGAATTTTGTAGTCCTACATATTATATGTATAATCTGATTTGATTTTCTGTTGACTTTTTTACTTAATCATTATCCTAATTCAAGACTAAATCCCAACAGGTAGTGCTAGTCATTAGTCAAATATGCATGTCATGCTAATAATTGTCATTTGTTTTGTATGTATTTTaagagattttaaaacaaaagctgcaTCGAGGATGTGATATTGTGCTTGATCCGATAAAAtgagtgccttttaaaagttgacagTAGGTGACGTTTtacagctttggaaagggtggaaGGTAAATGAATTGGGGAAGTTAGAAGTTACATAGATGAGTAAAATCGTAAATTCATCAGTGGGACaattcagtgggggggggggtgttgagggaATGGGGGAGTGCTGGAGGAAGCAACGTGGTACTGCGCATTTTGTTTGACTTCAAACAAATAGGAGCTCTCCTGAAATATGCCATAAACATTCATGTACAAAGTGCCCTGATTTTGACTAGTTCCCAGTCAGCCTATGACTCATTTATTATTagctgttttcaaatccttccatggcttTGTCAATCCAAATTCCAATATCCTCCAACGTCTCAGTCCTCTTGAGAATTATATTCATAGCCAACCAGAAATTTTGTAAATAACTGAATTTATTGGATGTACTTATTGAAGATTTACGGAGGAGTTTAGCTGTTAAATATGATAGGTAACCTAATGGATGTGATGCTGTGCAATTTCTCATGATTTCATGGATGGCAGCACCATTGAATGTTGACTGAAGGACTAGATATTGTGGACCTGATTCCAAAAGAGGATATAGCATAGTGCACATTGGTATGCCCTGTGGTCAGCTCTGAGTGAAGCATGTACTTTATCTCATTTTAATTagttgttactttgtttttcataCAATTTTAACTGTCTAGAACCAACAGGCAAATTGTGAGGATGTGTGTTATAATTAGCACCAGACCAGTTGGCTTTCCTTCTAAGAAATCCTCTGCTTCACAAGGGTGAAGCATTACACcaaacaaaacattttctttcttttatctgGTTCTTCTTTCATTTAGTACATATCATTAAATGTCAGTTGTTTAAGCAGTGCAGTAAAGCTTTCATTTGTAAAAATCCTCTCATAGAATAAAATGTCCCTTGGTGCATAGAGGTGTTATCTGAAAAATAAACTGGGAAAGAGCCATGGAATGGTATCAAAATAGGTGTGCAAATGCTtgattaaagattttttttaacctgtggCTTTAAAGAGGGAAGTGTGTCAAATGGTTAAGGTCTGGGGAGCGACTTCAGACCCTGGTGTTGACATGGTTGAAGGCATTACTACTGTTGTGGAAAGAAGCAAGTAGGAGTGTGTAAGAAATTCAAGGTGGAGTACGCATTATTCTTGAGAGTCTGAAATCTTGGAGGATATTAAAGTATTGATTAGCGTGGTCATGAAAGATTTTGAACACCAATTATAAATATGAGATATTAGCTGACTGGGAACCAGTCTAAATCAGTGAACGATGTGTCAATCTTGACAGATTTTGGCATGTTTCGGATCAGCTCTTCAAATTAAGAGCCCTGTTTGTTCCAATGTAATGAAAATGCAGTGCCCCATTGCTTTAGCACTTCCCTCTCCCCCCAGCAGCACCACTTCCAATTGTCTTACTgatgttttcaatattttgttcATCAGTATCACAACTTTTAACTCAATAATTCATTTCACGTGTAGCCTTTCCTGATCCTTACAACACAAATCCCCTTTCTTCACACACTTTGCTGCCTCAGAACCATTTCCTGCCGGGCAGAGGAATTCAGATTTTGATCTCAAAACAAAGTTACATAGAATTACATAGAAATTGCAGCGAAGTATCAAACCTTTCAGTCCAGCTTGTCTATACAGGTGTTTATGTTCCACTCAAATGCTTctgcattgaaattcatttgccaatgTTGTGCCtatctgcaagtttattaatatcTTACTGTAACTTGTTGCAATCCTCCTCAGTTTAAACTATCCCTTCCAATTTGGTACCTtcaacaaatttggaaattgtgctttTGATTCCAAAAAAAATCTATGGACCCAACACGGACTCTGTGGGCATCTACTTCCCACCTTGTCATTATGAACAGCTACTCTTTATTATGACTTCTGGTTTCTGTCTTTCAACTAAGTATCAATTCTGTTTATTGCACATCCTCCTGATGTTACTCATTTGCCTAttgtgtggtaccttatcaaagaccttttaGAAACCAAGATATATTAAAAGTATTGCATTACCATTATCCAATCTCCCTCTTCACAATTCAGTGGGGTTGGTCAAGCAAGGCTTTGCATTTTGAAGTCAACATTTGGTATGCGGTGAGAATCTactctgaaaaaaatattttagttcCAACGGTACAGCTATACAAGGATGATGCAATAAAAGTGATGAAAGTCATTTTCCGTCCTCCATAGTGAATGCAGGGTGATAGAACCCGAGATTTTAATCTCTTGATTCAAGAAAATGATAGTCAAACTGCAGACCAGATACACAGTCAAATAGCAGGAGAAGGCCACGTGACATCGAAgactggcatcacaggtagatggagtcatacagagaacttttggcactttCGCCTTCCtaaatcagggtactgagtacgtgagttgggatgttatgttgaagttgtacaatacATCGGTGAGGTcgaatttagagtactgtgtgcagttctggtcacctacctacaggaaagatataaataagcttgaaagagtgcagagaaattttacaagaatgttgctgtgacttgaggacctgagttacagggaaaagttgaataggttaagactttattccctggagcgcaagagaatgaggggagatctcgtAGAGGattacaaaattaggaggggtatcgatagggtgaatgcatgcaggctttttcccctcgggttgggtgacactagaactagaggacatgggtaaaaggtgaaatatataaggggtatctgagggggaacttcttcacacagagggtggtgtgagtgtggaatgagctgccagcggaagtggtggatgtgggttcaattgtaacatttaagagaagtttggataggtacatggatgggaggggtttggagggatatggtctggtgcaggtagatgggactaggcaggttggcatggactagatgggccaaagggcctgtttctgtgccgtagtgctctatgacttgcTCCATAATTCATTTAAAATTGTGCTTAATCCGATCTGGGCTTCCACTTTCCTGACTGTGGAAACATTCTGGCTTTCTGCACTGGATCAAAGTAAATCAATAGAAAGCTAAAAAtctgataaacaaaaaaaaactaaaaacctGATTTAAAATCCTGATATAAGAAAACAATGCTGTTGCTTGGCTGAGATAGAAATATACTTTGAAGCGACTCACTGCGTTGATGTTAGAACGGCATTTTAATTGCCATCATAGTTTTACTGTCCTGTTGGTAGAGTGAATGCATCAACAAAATATCTTCCTATGAATAGCTCctcaaaaattaaatattatttccGCAGTTTGACTGCTCTTCTGATCAATTATATTTTTCAGGTTGCAGATATCAAGAGGGTTAATAACCTCATCAATGACCAGGACTTCTTCGCTCTCAGATCTATTAAGATTCCTGTGAAAAAGATCACTTTACTGGGTGAGAAGCACAGTCCCGTTGCATCGAGACTGGTTCCACGTGTAGCCTTGGAATCCAATGCACAGTTTCAGGAATTTAAAACGGGTGTAGAATCTTCTTCAAATGAAAATGCTGACAGCTTTCTCAGAGAAGTTGATAGAGACATAGAAAGGATAGTAAAATCTAATGACAGTACTCGGGAGCATTTAAATGAGGTGGTTTCGGCTTTATCTACACAACCATTTTATCAAGCAGCAGATCGCAAAGTCGTGCCAAGGAAAGATCCCCATTATGGAGCTGATTGGGGCATGCGCTGGTGGAATGCAGTGATGATAATGTTAGTGGTTGGGATTGTCACACCGTTGTTTTATTTACTCTACTATGAAGTTCTGGTAAAGGTTGAGACAAGCCATCATTCTACCATGGAATCAACAAATCTGCCTGTTACTCAGACTGTGCAGCAGGAGCCAAAACCTAACAGTAAAATTGATCCCATGAAAAGGACTAAAATAGGTTCAGAGGAAGCTCTGGAGCATGTGAATTCAAAAATTCAGCTGTCTGTCACCTGACATCGATCACCTCACACAATGTTTCTGTCCTGTGCAAAGGCTTACCAGCTGTATCCTATAACGTCCGAT encodes:
- the lysmd3 gene encoding lysM and putative peptidoglycan-binding domain-containing protein 3, whose translation is MTGRSQTRFLPATIQPSLGGNVYVFANSTPSENELSEEDVECFELRPRGKEKIRRTASKDRLDDIVYLVREIQEGDTLNALALQYCCTVADIKRVNNLINDQDFFALRSIKIPVKKITLLGEKHSPVASRLVPRVALESNAQFQEFKTGVESSSNENADSFLREVDRDIERIVKSNDSTREHLNEVVSALSTQPFYQAADRKVVPRKDPHYGADWGMRWWNAVMIMLVVGIVTPLFYLLYYEVLVKVETSHHSTMESTNLPVTQTVQQEPKPNSKIDPMKRTKIGSEEALEHVNSKIQLSVT